The following proteins are co-located in the Clostridiales bacterium genome:
- a CDS encoding sialate O-acetylesterase, with translation MKSVLMIGQSNMAGRGFIDEVPMICNERIQMLRNGRWQMMTEPINYDRPVSGIGLAGSFAAMWCMENEEEKIGLVPCAEGGSLLNDWAVDKTLFKHAVSQAKFAMQDSELIGILWHQGENDSSGGSYQSYYEKFQLIVETLRYELNVPEVPLVIGGLGDFLGKSGFGLNCTEYELVNHELQKFASEQNNTYFVTAEELTCNPDGIHMNAISQRRFGIRYYEAFSKRNNVLSPMGNEMELLNLCINRPYTKSEKMYLVMMEFALGKMTYEMYVEKLGAL, from the coding sequence ATGAAATCAGTATTAATGATTGGACAGTCAAACATGGCTGGCCGTGGATTTATAGATGAAGTACCAATGATATGTAATGAGAGAATTCAAATGCTTCGTAATGGCAGATGGCAAATGATGACAGAGCCAATAAACTATGATAGACCCGTCTCGGGTATCGGTCTTGCAGGCTCTTTTGCAGCAATGTGGTGTATGGAAAATGAAGAAGAAAAGATTGGACTCGTTCCATGTGCAGAAGGTGGAAGTCTGCTTAATGATTGGGCGGTAGATAAAACATTATTTAAACATGCAGTCAGTCAGGCAAAATTTGCAATGCAGGATAGCGAACTGATTGGAATTCTATGGCATCAGGGCGAAAATGATAGTTCCGGAGGAAGCTATCAGTCATACTATGAAAAATTTCAGCTGATTGTAGAAACATTACGATACGAACTGAATGTACCAGAAGTTCCACTCGTTATTGGTGGTTTGGGTGATTTCTTGGGAAAATCAGGCTTTGGATTGAATTGTACGGAATACGAATTGGTAAATCATGAATTACAAAAATTTGCTTCAGAACAGAACAATACGTACTTCGTAACAGCAGAAGAATTAACCTGTAACCCAGATGGAATTCATATGAATGCGATTTCACAAAGAAGATTTGGCATACGTTATTATGAGGCGTTTTCAAAGAGAAATAATGTGTTAAGCCCGATGGGAAATGAGATGGAATTACTGAATCTTTGCATTAATAGACCATATACAAAAAGTGAAAAAATGTATCTGGTGATGATGGAATTTGCATTAGGTAAGATGACTTATGAGATGTATGTGGAAAAATTAGGAGCATTATAG
- a CDS encoding PspA/IM30 family protein, with the protein MSLIKRVADLLDANINALIDKVEDPEVMLEKYLVDMNKEYKETEAMVANAIAARNITRSKYEEAQKQVDTWEKNAMLAVEKENDELAKKALHEQGNYERTRDGFKSELDSQAAEVENLKTLLSKLEDKINEAKSKKDLLITKAANAKTKKKLAEVSSKASGSDSTEGFARMEEKVNKMIAEADAFDELNGESLIAQFESFKEDNENTAIDDKLADLKAKMGK; encoded by the coding sequence ATGAGTCTTATTAAAAGAGTTGCAGATCTTCTGGATGCAAATATCAATGCGCTGATAGATAAGGTTGAAGACCCAGAGGTTATGCTCGAAAAATATCTAGTAGATATGAATAAAGAGTACAAGGAAACTGAGGCTATGGTTGCAAATGCTATTGCCGCCCGTAATATAACACGGAGTAAGTATGAGGAAGCTCAAAAACAGGTTGATACGTGGGAAAAGAATGCAATGCTTGCTGTTGAAAAGGAGAACGACGAACTGGCGAAGAAGGCTCTTCACGAACAGGGTAATTATGAGCGAACTCGTGACGGCTTCAAATCTGAACTGGATAGCCAAGCGGCAGAGGTAGAAAATCTTAAAACTCTACTTTCAAAGCTTGAAGATAAGATTAATGAAGCAAAGAGTAAGAAAGACCTTCTAATAACAAAAGCTGCAAATGCCAAAACTAAGAAAAAACTTGCAGAGGTTTCTTCAAAAGCTTCCGGCAGTGATTCTACGGAAGGTTTCGCTCGTATGGAGGAGAAAGTTAATAAGATGATTGCAGAAGCTGATGCCTTTGATGAACTTAATGGAGAATCACTGATAGCACAATTTGAAAGTTTTAAGGAAGATAATGAAAATACTGCAATAGATGATAAGCTTGCTGACTTGAAAGCCAAAATGGGTAAGTAA
- a CDS encoding M48 family metallopeptidase: protein MVPLEEVISFDRFSEVVILTETEILEEVSKFYVRMSKQVTKERTEIYQKALGVAPKSIKIDKICNRWGSCNTRKEITYNYLIVTLPMELIDYIVVHELCHIYHMNHDRSFWRKVGSIMPDYKKRMKILNGGE from the coding sequence ATGGTACCTCTGGAGGAAGTGATCTCTTTTGATCGGTTTTCAGAAGTAGTGATATTAACAGAAACAGAGATATTAGAGGAAGTCAGTAAGTTCTATGTTAGGATGAGCAAACAGGTTACGAAAGAAAGAACGGAAATTTATCAAAAGGCATTGGGAGTAGCGCCCAAATCAATAAAAATAGACAAAATATGCAATCGCTGGGGCAGCTGCAATACCAGAAAAGAGATTACTTACAATTATTTAATCGTAACGTTGCCCATGGAGCTCATTGATTATATTGTGGTTCATGAGCTTTGCCATATCTATCATATGAATCATGATAGATCCTTTTGGCGTAAAGTTGGGAGCATTATGCCTGACTATAAGAAAAGAATGAAAATACTGAACGGGGGTGAATAA
- a CDS encoding response regulator transcription factor, which translates to MKYGSRERGRMINIAICDDEPQEIERARSLLTRYIQEHPQYEITIHSYAAPLELLSYVAENGGFDALLLDVYMAGILGTEAARELRNLGDDCEIIFLTTSRDHAIDAFEVNAAQYLVKPYTESGIFSSLDKILHRINADRRHTITLKTSEGITRIAPRNVVFTETGRNNYQIIHTTQGKKLEVRMTASELFEMLSQNKLFVRCGASINLNLKYIRQISKDAITFDTGEHLAYPYRAYQKLKAEFLRFQMFPED; encoded by the coding sequence ATGAAATATGGATCAAGGGAGAGAGGCAGAATGATTAACATTGCAATCTGTGACGACGAGCCGCAAGAAATCGAGCGTGCTCGCAGCTTGCTTACACGATACATACAAGAGCACCCTCAATATGAAATAACAATACATTCCTACGCCGCTCCTTTGGAACTGTTATCTTATGTGGCTGAGAATGGAGGCTTTGATGCGCTGCTTCTTGATGTCTATATGGCAGGCATTCTTGGTACAGAGGCGGCAAGAGAATTGCGGAACCTTGGAGATGACTGTGAAATCATCTTTCTTACCACATCTAGGGATCATGCGATTGATGCTTTTGAAGTGAATGCAGCACAATATCTAGTTAAGCCATATACAGAATCAGGAATTTTTTCGTCATTGGATAAGATTCTTCATCGTATCAATGCGGATCGGCGTCATACTATTACCCTCAAGACATCCGAGGGAATTACCAGGATTGCCCCGCGTAATGTGGTTTTTACCGAAACCGGACGAAACAACTACCAGATCATTCACACAACTCAAGGGAAGAAGCTAGAGGTGCGTATGACCGCCTCGGAACTTTTTGAGATGCTCTCACAGAACAAATTATTCGTCCGGTGCGGTGCTTCTATCAACTTGAATCTCAAATACATCCGTCAGATTTCCAAGGACGCCATAACCTTTGATACCGGTGAGCATCTGGCATACCCCTACCGCGCTTATCAGAAGCTCAAAGCGGAGTTTCTGCGCTTCCAAATGTTCCCTGAGGACTAA
- a CDS encoding GHKL domain-containing protein — translation MYNVLVFFSFLQSVIGFTLLSSSVMRFREPVKNRVVTGLFVMLCGISLLCYQLFRHGFDSVDSFAIFVILMIELSWFLICSDDNFFVSLFSFLTFVNIYVSISYISDILAMHSEGSAFVFERIVIRLVIYLVILPFLFKFVRLRFRRLVDALDKEWRAAALVPSMFLIMQIMVLYYPAPYWYWNNDNWFRFIIITVYLLFLAVYYLLYIQANAIVEKYALEKRQLLMAQQEKLWESELARQKATAALVFQQRHDMHHHNAVIMGMLQSGDTDELKTYMKSFDAALDAHNANSFCSNPIANSIFNVYARRAEAEGIKTVFRASIPESIGIDNIDLTCVLGNTLENALEGCLRLAKEVEKEISVTAKFIDNRLRLQVENTCLTDIVFNDELPTTQKQGGGTGTKSILYTAERYDGTAGFSVSDGKFITQIVLNAN, via the coding sequence TTGTACAACGTTTTAGTATTTTTCTCATTTTTGCAATCTGTTATCGGCTTTACACTGTTGTCATCCTCTGTCATGCGTTTTCGGGAGCCCGTCAAAAATCGAGTCGTAACAGGATTGTTTGTGATGCTTTGCGGGATAAGCCTCCTGTGTTATCAATTATTTAGACATGGCTTTGACTCGGTAGACAGTTTTGCGATATTTGTAATTCTGATGATAGAGCTTTCGTGGTTTTTAATTTGTTCCGATGATAATTTTTTCGTATCACTCTTCAGTTTTCTAACCTTTGTTAATATTTATGTGTCTATAAGCTATATCAGTGATATCTTAGCGATGCATTCGGAGGGGAGTGCTTTCGTATTTGAACGGATCGTCATTCGCTTGGTAATATATTTAGTAATTCTTCCATTCCTGTTCAAATTTGTGCGCCTGCGTTTTCGCCGGCTGGTGGATGCTTTGGACAAGGAATGGCGCGCAGCTGCGTTGGTGCCGTCGATGTTTTTAATCATGCAGATCATGGTGCTATACTATCCGGCGCCCTATTGGTATTGGAATAATGATAATTGGTTCAGATTCATTATTATCACTGTCTATCTGTTGTTTTTGGCGGTATATTACCTCTTGTATATACAAGCTAATGCCATTGTTGAAAAATACGCATTGGAAAAGCGGCAGCTGCTTATGGCACAGCAAGAGAAACTGTGGGAATCAGAACTTGCCCGCCAGAAAGCGACAGCAGCATTGGTATTTCAGCAACGGCATGATATGCATCATCACAACGCAGTCATTATGGGGATGCTGCAGAGCGGTGATACGGACGAGCTTAAGACTTACATGAAAAGCTTTGACGCTGCGCTGGATGCACACAATGCCAACTCCTTTTGCTCAAACCCAATTGCCAACAGCATTTTTAACGTTTACGCCCGCAGGGCAGAAGCGGAAGGGATCAAGACGGTGTTTCGTGCAAGTATACCGGAAAGCATCGGCATCGATAACATCGACCTCACCTGTGTGCTTGGAAATACTTTGGAAAATGCATTGGAGGGTTGTTTGCGCTTAGCAAAGGAAGTCGAAAAAGAGATCAGCGTCACCGCAAAATTTATTGATAACCGTTTGCGTTTGCAAGTGGAGAACACCTGTCTAACGGACATCGTCTTTAATGATGAGCTCCCCACCACACAAAAACAGGGCGGTGGTACGGGTACAAAAAGCATCCTTTACACTGCCGAACGTTACGACGGCACGGCGGGCTTCTCGGTATCAGACGGAAAATTTATCACTCAAATCGTACTCAATGCGAATTGA